CTCATAGGAGCGCCGCATACCTTCCACGAGCGAGGTCGAGGGCTTCCACCCGAAGTCGGCGGCAAGCGACGAGTCCATCAGCTTCTGATGCATGCCTGCGGGCTTGGATGGATCCGTCACAAGCTCGCACTCGTAACCCACGGTCTCGAGCGCCGCGCGGTAGTAGTCGAGAACGCTGTGGTCATCACCCTGACCGACGTTCATCAGCGTCGGCCAGTCCCCTATCGAGTCCAGGTGTTCGACCACCCAGTCGGCGAGATCGCCGACGTAGGTGAACTCGCGGCGCGCCGTTCCGTCGCCCCAGACGTCGATCGATGTGGCGCCCGATTCCTTCGCGCGGTGCGCCTTCGCGATCGTCGCCGCCACGAGGTGGGCGCGCTCGAGAGAGAAGTCGTCGTGGGGTCCATAGAGGTTCGAGGGGATCACGACGCGGTAGTCGTACCCGAGTTGAGCGGACACGTACTCGCAGTAGCGAGCGGACGTGATCTTGGCCAGAGCGTAGCCCTCGTTCGTCGGCTCGAGGGGGGCTGCCAGGACGTCCCCCCTCGACGAGCGGCTGGCGGTAGTCCTTCGGGTACATGCACGAACTGCCGAAGTACAGGAAGCGACGCACGCCGGCTTCGGTCGCGGCCGAGAGCAGGTTCGCATCCATCACGATGTTGTCCATCAGGAACCCCGACGGGTCGGCCACATTGGCGGCGATCCCGCCGACCCGGGCCGCCGTGTGGACCACGAGGTCGGGCTGCGTGCGACCGACGAGCGCGCGAACCGCCGCCTGATCGCGCAGGTCAGCGTCGGCCCGCGTCGCGACAATGAGCTCGTCGGTGCGGCCGGACCGGGTCCATGCGGCCCGGATCGCCCGTGCGAGCATGCCGTTGCCGCCGGTCAGTAGTACACGCATGTGGATTTCCCCGCTCGATTCATGGCGCGACAGAACTCTCGCCTCGAGGGTCGGAGTCGTTCCGAGTTTAGTCGACGCCCGCGCGCGCCCTCACCTGCCCGAGGGCGCGCCCCGACCGCTTGGTAGGCTGAGAGTCGTCGGTCTGGAGGCTGGTCGGGCCGGAGGGCAGCCGCGCCGACGCGTGCGACCCTCGATTGTGGCCGCCATGAGACGAGGGACCGGCGGAGCGCCAGGATGGCAGAACCAGACGAAAATCGGGATGCCCACTCGCAGACCGGGAACGGCCTCGGAGGGCACGTGCGCTCCCATGCGCGCGGTCTGTCCGCCGTTGCACTCGCCAGCGTGCTGGGCGTCGTCGCGTCATTCGTCTTCCAGGTGGCGAGCGCACGCTACCTCGCTCCCGTCGATTTCGGCCTGCTCTCGGCCTTCCTCGTGGTGGTCAGCACCGCGGCGGTGGGCAGCTCGTCCCTCCAGAACATCGTGACTGTTCAGACCGCCGCTGCCCTTGTCGCCCCTGCGCGGGTGCGCCCATCCCGACGCATGCCATGGGAGGCGATCGCTGTCGGCGTCGGCGGAGGCGCCGTCGTGGCGGTCGTCTCGCCATGGCTCGCAACCGCCCTCGACACCTCGCCCTCGGTGATCTTGGCGGCAGCGGTCTGCATCCCGCTAAGCTTCGTCTTCGCCGACGCGCTGGGCCTCCTGCAGGGGTCGGGCGACGTGTCCCGCGCCGTCTGGTGGTCGACGATCTCTCTCGTCGCCCGCATCGTGCTGCTGTTCGTCGCCGTCCTCATCGGCGCCGGCCTGGCGGGCGTCATTGGTTCTGTCGTGGCCGCGACGGCGGTTTCCGTCGTCGGGGCGTTGTGGTCGGCCCGCCGCATCGCGCGGCCCGTAGAAGGCGCCTTCACCGCGAACGGCATCACTATCCTGGTCCTGACCGTCGCATTCGCATGGCTCACGACTTCGGACGTCATTTTTCTTCGTGCGGGCGGCGCTGACGCTCTGGTGGGTACATACGCGTCTGTCACGGTCCTCGTGAAGGCGGGCTTCCTTGTCCCCTCCACCCTGTCGCTGTACCTTCTCCCTCGATTCGTCCGCAATCGCGGCAATCGCCGTCTGTCGCGGATCGGTGTCCTCGCGACCCTGGCTCTCTCGCTTGCGACAAGCCTCGCCATGACGGCGTTCTTCGCCCTTTTCGGCCCGTGGCTCATCCACGTGCTGTATGGCGAGTCGTTCGCTTCCGCAGCGGACCTGCTCGTGCCGGTTTCGCTCGCGTACCTCCCGTGGATGGCCGCTCAGGGGATGCTGATCAAGATGACGTCGACGGCGTCGCGAGGCGGCGCAGCGATCCTGATCGTCGCGGTCCTCGCGCAGTGGATCACCTTCACCGCCGTGGTGCCCGATGTGTACGCGATGCTTGCGTGGTTCGCGGGCATCGGCGTGGTCGTTCTGACGATCTTCCTGATCCTCGACAGCCTCCAAGCGCGGCATGCAGCGGCCGCAGTAGGGAATGACACATGACAGTGAATCGCGACGGCATCACCGGCTATGTGATGGGCGGCCTGGGGAATCAGGTGTTCATCCTGGCCGCCGCGTGGGAGCAGTCCCGTCGGCTCGGAGTGCCGCTCTACCTCGACCGGTCGCACTACGCCGTCGGCGGCACGTTCGCTTACGGCCTCGACGCTTTTGAGCACCCCGGTCGCGTCCTCGCACGGGCCGAGTCCCCGTGGCGCTCCGTTCGGATCAACCGCGAGCGGGTGCTTCCGTTTCCGCGCCGACCCTGGGGCCACATCTACCTCGAGGGTGATGGCGACACCTACAATCCCGCTGTTCACGACGTGAAGGTCGGCACAACACTCATCGGCTACTTCCAGTCGCCCCGCTACTTCCCGTCCGTCCGCGACGAACTGGGCGCCGCAATGCTTGCCGCGCCCGACACGCCTGCCGAGTCGGCACGCATCGCCGAGATGTTGGACTCGCCCGCGATCTCTCTTCATCTGCGCCGCGGCGACTACCTCGCGGTATCAGTCGACCGGCAGTTCATCGCGTCCGTCGCATACGCGATCCGCGGCGTCCGGCTTCTTCGGGCGATGGGCGTCGACCTGCCGGTGCGGGTCTTCTCCGACTCGGTCGACCTCGTCAAGGAAGAGCTTCGCGGCGTGGAAGGCGACTTCGAGTTCGTCGAGGACGACGGCGTACTGGGCACGTGGGCGAGCCTCAAGGCCATGTCGGCTGGACGAGCCATGATCATGAG
This genomic interval from Microbacterium sp. 4R-513 contains the following:
- a CDS encoding oligosaccharide flippase family protein, translating into MAEPDENRDAHSQTGNGLGGHVRSHARGLSAVALASVLGVVASFVFQVASARYLAPVDFGLLSAFLVVVSTAAVGSSSLQNIVTVQTAAALVAPARVRPSRRMPWEAIAVGVGGGAVVAVVSPWLATALDTSPSVILAAAVCIPLSFVFADALGLLQGSGDVSRAVWWSTISLVARIVLLFVAVLIGAGLAGVIGSVVAATAVSVVGALWSARRIARPVEGAFTANGITILVLTVAFAWLTTSDVIFLRAGGADALVGTYASVTVLVKAGFLVPSTLSLYLLPRFVRNRGNRRLSRIGVLATLALSLATSLAMTAFFALFGPWLIHVLYGESFASAADLLVPVSLAYLPWMAAQGMLIKMTSTASRGGAAILIVAVLAQWITFTAVVPDVYAMLAWFAGIGVVVLTIFLILDSLQARHAAAAVGNDT
- a CDS encoding NAD-dependent epimerase/dehydratase family protein, yielding MRTCSRPRPKPACVASCTSAVRACTRRTTASRSSRGDVLAAPLEPTNEGYALAKITSARYCEYVSAQLGYDYRVVIPSNLYGPHDDFSLERAHLVAATIAKAHRAKESGATSIDVWGDGTARREFTYVGDLADWVVEHLDSIGDWPTLMNVGQGDDHSVLDYYRAALETVGYECELVTDPSKPAGMHQKLMDSSLAADFGWKPSTSLVEGMRRSYEAYLASAAQTTEAR
- a CDS encoding alpha-1,2-fucosyltransferase; translated protein: MTVNRDGITGYVMGGLGNQVFILAAAWEQSRRLGVPLYLDRSHYAVGGTFAYGLDAFEHPGRVLARAESPWRSVRINRERVLPFPRRPWGHIYLEGDGDTYNPAVHDVKVGTTLIGYFQSPRYFPSVRDELGAAMLAAPDTPAESARIAEMLDSPAISLHLRRGDYLAVSVDRQFIASVAYAIRGVRLLRAMGVDLPVRVFSDSVDLVKEELRGVEGDFEFVEDDGVLGTWASLKAMSAGRAMIMSNSSFSWWGAELMRRRFGDAAPIIAPRPWTQTGTAKADLLDPDWISLDAR